The Streptomyces sp. NBC_01255 genome window below encodes:
- a CDS encoding ABC transporter substrate-binding protein — translation MRTTLRPRKAAVTTTALTALTALVLAACGGGGDGEARPGPGDATTGTSLKGEKIEVAAVWTGPEQENFTKVLKEFEKRTGATVTFVPAQDPIVNFLGTKIAGGSPPDVAMLPQVGAIQQAAAQKWLKPVGPEAEAQLAANYSPGWQKLGAVDGTQYGVYFKAANKSLVWYNTAVFENAGATEPKTWKEFLTTAETISASGVTPVSVGGADGWTLTDWFENVYLSQAGPAKYDQLAKHEIKWTDPSVAAALTTLAELFGKPALLAGGTSGALQTEYPVSVTQTFTGGDQPKGAMVFEGDFAAVNIAQTKAKIGTDAKAFPFPTVGDGIAPVVTAGDAAVALKDTKGAQALLAFLASPDAARIWAAEGGFLSPNKNLDPAAYPNDVQREIAKALIGAGDDFRFDMSDQMPQSFGGTPGKGEWKALQDFLKNPKDVAGAQARLEADAAKAYRAAAKS, via the coding sequence ATGCGGACAACTCTTCGTCCACGCAAGGCCGCAGTGACCACCACGGCGCTCACGGCGCTCACCGCACTGGTCCTCGCGGCCTGCGGCGGGGGCGGCGACGGCGAGGCCCGCCCGGGCCCGGGCGACGCCACGACCGGCACCTCCCTCAAGGGCGAGAAGATCGAGGTCGCCGCCGTCTGGACGGGCCCCGAGCAGGAGAACTTCACCAAGGTCCTCAAGGAGTTCGAGAAGCGCACCGGCGCGACCGTCACGTTCGTGCCCGCCCAGGACCCGATCGTGAACTTCCTCGGGACGAAGATCGCCGGCGGCTCGCCGCCCGACGTGGCGATGCTCCCGCAGGTCGGCGCGATCCAGCAGGCCGCCGCCCAGAAGTGGCTGAAGCCGGTCGGCCCCGAGGCCGAGGCCCAGCTCGCCGCGAACTACTCGCCCGGCTGGCAGAAGCTCGGCGCGGTCGACGGCACCCAGTACGGGGTCTACTTCAAGGCCGCCAACAAGTCCCTGGTCTGGTACAACACCGCGGTCTTCGAGAACGCGGGCGCGACCGAGCCGAAGACCTGGAAGGAGTTCCTCACCACCGCCGAGACCATCTCGGCCTCCGGCGTCACCCCGGTCTCGGTCGGCGGCGCGGACGGCTGGACCCTCACCGACTGGTTCGAGAACGTCTACCTGTCCCAGGCGGGCCCGGCCAAGTACGACCAGCTGGCGAAGCACGAGATCAAGTGGACCGACCCGTCCGTCGCCGCGGCCCTCACCACGCTCGCCGAGCTGTTCGGGAAGCCGGCGCTGCTCGCGGGCGGGACGAGCGGCGCGCTCCAGACCGAGTACCCGGTCTCCGTCACCCAGACCTTCACGGGCGGCGACCAGCCCAAGGGGGCGATGGTCTTCGAGGGCGACTTCGCGGCCGTCAACATCGCCCAGACGAAGGCGAAGATCGGTACGGACGCGAAGGCCTTCCCGTTCCCGACGGTCGGCGACGGCATCGCTCCCGTCGTGACGGCCGGCGACGCGGCCGTGGCGCTGAAGGACACCAAGGGCGCGCAGGCGCTGCTCGCCTTCCTGGCCTCCCCTGACGCGGCGAGGATCTGGGCGGCCGAGGGCGGCTTCCTCTCCCCCAACAAGAACCTGGACCCGGCCGCGTATCCGAACGACGTCCAGCGCGAGATCGCCAAGGCCCTCATCGGCGCCGGCGACGACTTCCGCTTCGACATGTCGGACCAGATGCCGCAGTCGTTCGGCGGGACTCCGGGCAAGGGCGAGTGGAAGGCGCTCCAGGACTTCCTGAAGAACCCGAAGGACGTCGCCGGGGCCCAGGCTCGCCTGGAGGCGGACGCGGCGAAGGCGTACCGGGCCGCCGCGAAGAGCTGA